Proteins co-encoded in one Artemia franciscana chromosome 10, ASM3288406v1, whole genome shotgun sequence genomic window:
- the LOC136032335 gene encoding uncharacterized protein LOC136032335 isoform X1, whose product MLVGVKFSISNQHTWSNFLFDLSDTLFPVINWKRTGLRQALIEMAEIPSPFTALLSQLTSSDSTIVTIRCNGGDVTAKKSLLTTVSDVFKRMFENDFLEKETNTVMANDVHFMTMEFIIQCYTGGTVLCFEEVDKDAFEYIVEKYNFLGIQEEAAEKVIHIYRETGDVEALRNVFSIYKSQKSKMTALKELIPIVAAGQKAPCFVDLFTIEEFKEFSKICCDVLKDSKVEQWDGFLKTFHSWTLKNPEVRFIASLEILGTINTQQFPVAEVLTLLENMKLGDTFQIIKSILEKLLRYMLRVEIEKSEGEKSDPLPIKSNPGKMSTIKSSKIHCRACGHNDELPYHIHQISSNSFLPYSIFISIFHIQINLSSKPHVNSHCIANAVDIGKVMTSTVLF is encoded by the coding sequence ATTCCCTGTCATCAACTGGAAAAGAACTGGTTTACGTCAAGCGTTGATTGAAATGGCTGAAATTCCGTCACCTTTCACAGCACTtttaagtcaattaactagTAGTGACAGCACCATAGTTACTATTCGATGCAACGGTGGAGACGTTACGGCTAAGAAAAGTCTATTAACAACAGTGAGCGATGTGTTTAAGCGAATGTTTGAAAACGACTTTCTCGAGAAGGAGACGAATACTGTTATGGCGAACGATGTCCATTTTATGACGATGGAATTTATCATCCAGTGTTATACAGGTGGAACCGTTTTGTGTTTCGAGGAAGTGGACAAGGATGCTTTTGAATATATTGTTGAGAAATACAATTTTCTAGGTATTCAGGAAGAAGCTGCTGAGAAGGTAATTCATATTTACAGAGAAACGGGAGATGTAGAAGCCCTCAGGAATGTTTTTTCcatttataagagtcaaaagtctAAGATGACTGCTTTAAAAGAACTTATTCCAATCGTGGCTGCAGGGCAAAAGGCGCCATGTTTTGTTGATTTGTTCACCATCGAAGAATTTAAagagttttccaaaatttgctGTGACGTATTGAAAGACTCAAAAGTGGAACAATGGGAtggttttttaaaaacatttcataGCTGGACGTTAAAAAATCCTGAAGTAAGATTCATAGCATCCTTAGAAATTTTGGGAACGATTAACACACAACAATTCCCAGTTGCTGAAGTTCTGACACTGCTTGAAAATATGAAACTTGGCGATACATTCCAAATAATTAAGTCCATTCTAGAAAAATTGCTGCGCTACATGCTAAGagtagaaattgaaaaatctgAAGGTGAAAAATCAGATCCCCTTCCAATTAAATCCAATCCAGGGAAAATGTCAACAATCAAATCCAGCAAGATCCACTGCCGAGCATGTGGACATAATGACGAGCTTCCATATCATattcatcaaatttcatcaaattcatTCCTTCCATATTCCATATTCATTTCCATATTCCATATTCAAATAAATCTTTCTTCTAAGCCACACGTCAATTCTCACTGTATTGCCAATGCAGTTGATATTGGTAAAGTGATGACATCCACAGTACTATTCTAA